One window of Streptomyces sp. SUK 48 genomic DNA carries:
- a CDS encoding MMPL family transporter, whose product MFRRIGAAVVRHPVWTIVAWLIAAVAIVATAPGLPSNSDESSFLPKSYESIQAADLQQKAFPSAFTPSAIALYQRTDGGRLTAADQKDIARITTELGEKKIDQVQKVVPGPPSKDGRYSLTLVQMDSKNAGQPKQADAAKTLRADVRQLARGTHLDVQLGGSAAQALDQQDSSKRGQALIGIGTFVIILVTLLIIFRAPILAILPLILIGLVSAVANGLIAYATKLFGLQANSSISSILIVVLFGVGTDYFLFLMFRYRERLRAGDESKEAMINAVGRVGEAIASAAGAVIIAFLALVLSTLGFLKQMGPALAIAVAATLVAGLTLIPAVVSLIGPKVFWPSKSWQKEPENARFAALGHAVRRRPALAAVASGLVLLALSAGTLGYQATFDLASGSMPKTKESMVVQDRMQQAYSAGAAAPTDVYLSSTDGKPLDKSGFAGYARKLGAVDGVASVRMSQLDKGGTTADFTVTLKYEASTDQALDAVRRVRDTAHADAPAGTKALVGGMSSIYKDIDTAVDHDYRTVFPVAALLIMIILGLLLRSVVAPWYLMASVGLGFGATLGATVWIFQKGEGHSGLMFMLPVIMYLFVVAIGTDYNILMIARLREEAREGRDPREAAGQALRHAGPTVAAAGFILAATFATMMLAGNALLTEMGFAVSFGIAIAAFVMAMFSTPSLTALIGHAAWWPGHGDRATETPGTVPARAADERDPAGHGR is encoded by the coding sequence ATGTTCCGACGTATTGGCGCTGCCGTCGTACGGCACCCGGTCTGGACGATCGTGGCATGGCTGATCGCCGCGGTGGCGATCGTCGCCACCGCCCCAGGCTTGCCCTCCAACAGCGACGAGAGCAGTTTCCTGCCCAAGAGTTACGAGTCGATCCAAGCCGCGGATCTCCAGCAGAAGGCGTTCCCCAGTGCCTTCACCCCGTCCGCGATCGCGCTCTACCAGCGCACCGACGGCGGCCGGCTGACCGCCGCCGACCAGAAGGACATCGCCCGGATCACCACCGAGCTGGGCGAGAAGAAGATCGATCAGGTGCAGAAGGTGGTCCCCGGCCCGCCGTCGAAGGACGGCAGGTACTCCCTGACCCTGGTCCAGATGGACAGCAAGAACGCCGGCCAGCCCAAACAGGCCGACGCGGCCAAGACCCTGCGCGCCGACGTCAGACAACTGGCCCGGGGCACCCATCTCGACGTGCAGCTCGGGGGTTCCGCCGCGCAGGCCCTCGACCAGCAGGACTCCTCCAAGCGCGGCCAGGCGCTGATCGGCATCGGCACCTTCGTCATCATCCTGGTGACCCTGCTGATCATCTTCCGGGCGCCGATCCTGGCCATCCTGCCGCTGATCCTCATCGGCCTGGTCTCGGCCGTCGCCAACGGCCTGATCGCCTACGCCACCAAGCTGTTCGGGCTCCAGGCCAACAGCTCGATCTCGTCCATCCTGATCGTGGTGCTCTTCGGCGTGGGCACGGACTACTTCCTGTTCCTGATGTTCCGCTACCGCGAACGCCTCAGGGCCGGTGACGAGTCCAAGGAAGCCATGATCAACGCGGTCGGCCGGGTCGGCGAGGCCATCGCCTCGGCCGCCGGCGCGGTCATCATCGCCTTCCTCGCGCTGGTCCTGTCCACCCTCGGCTTCCTCAAGCAGATGGGTCCCGCGCTCGCCATCGCGGTCGCCGCCACCCTGGTCGCGGGCCTCACCCTGATCCCGGCCGTGGTCTCGCTGATCGGTCCCAAGGTCTTCTGGCCGTCCAAGTCCTGGCAGAAGGAGCCGGAGAACGCCCGGTTCGCCGCGCTCGGCCACGCGGTGCGCCGCCGCCCGGCACTGGCCGCCGTCGCCTCCGGCCTGGTCCTGCTCGCCCTGTCGGCCGGCACCCTCGGCTACCAGGCCACCTTCGACCTGGCCTCGGGCTCGATGCCCAAGACCAAGGAGTCCATGGTCGTCCAGGACCGGATGCAGCAGGCGTACTCCGCGGGCGCCGCCGCGCCCACCGACGTCTACCTCTCCAGCACCGACGGCAAGCCGCTCGACAAGAGCGGATTCGCCGGCTACGCGCGCAAGCTCGGCGCGGTCGACGGCGTCGCGAGCGTCCGGATGAGCCAGCTCGACAAGGGCGGCACCACCGCTGACTTCACCGTCACCCTGAAGTACGAGGCGTCCACGGACCAGGCGCTCGACGCCGTGCGGCGGGTGCGCGACACCGCCCACGCGGACGCGCCCGCCGGCACGAAGGCGCTGGTCGGCGGCATGTCCTCGATCTACAAGGACATCGACACGGCGGTCGACCACGACTACCGCACGGTGTTCCCGGTCGCGGCCCTCCTCATCATGATCATCCTCGGCCTGCTGCTGCGCAGCGTCGTGGCGCCCTGGTACCTGATGGCCTCGGTGGGCCTCGGCTTCGGCGCCACCCTCGGCGCCACGGTGTGGATCTTCCAGAAGGGGGAGGGGCACTCCGGCCTGATGTTCATGCTCCCGGTGATCATGTATCTCTTCGTGGTCGCCATCGGCACGGACTACAACATCCTCATGATCGCCCGGCTGCGGGAGGAGGCCCGCGAGGGCCGCGATCCGCGCGAGGCGGCGGGCCAGGCCCTGCGGCACGCCGGTCCGACCGTGGCCGCGGCCGGATTCATCCTGGCGGCGACCTTCGCCACGATGATGCTGGCCGGGAACGCGCTGCTCACGGAGATGGGCTTCGCGGTCTCCTTCGGCATCGCGATCGCCGCGTTCGTCATGGCGATGTTCTCCACGCCGAGCCTCACCGCGCTCATCGGGCACGCGGCCTGGTGGCCGGGCCACGGCGACCGGGCGACGGAGACCCCCGGCACCGTCCCCGCGCGGGCCGCGGACGAACGTGACCCGGCGGGCCACGGCCGCTGA
- a CDS encoding DUF2993 domain-containing protein, with the protein MRRRWVKVLAITVVVLAVLFTVADRVAVHYADKEAARLAEQKYGYGNSTDGGVDVSIKGFPFLTQAFARDFDHVALTAENFTVDTTGNAQGGYLSVQRLRLDLHGVTVTSLTARSAEADLVTGTLTLSYDQLSGVLTRLAGSGGPVKVSQAPGSDGQAARVGISGTVGGRQADGTGTLLAQGNELSLSAPGAAQAAATWRVELPENVGFSAARATPDGVRIDLVGHLVNLGTSRFSR; encoded by the coding sequence ATGAGACGACGCTGGGTGAAGGTGCTGGCGATCACGGTCGTGGTCCTGGCCGTCCTGTTCACCGTCGCCGACCGGGTCGCCGTGCACTACGCGGACAAGGAGGCCGCGCGGCTCGCCGAGCAGAAGTACGGCTACGGCAACTCCACCGACGGCGGTGTCGACGTGTCGATCAAGGGCTTTCCCTTCCTGACGCAGGCGTTCGCCCGGGACTTCGACCATGTAGCCCTGACGGCCGAGAACTTCACCGTCGACACCACGGGCAACGCGCAGGGCGGCTACCTGAGCGTCCAGCGGCTCCGACTCGACCTGCACGGCGTGACGGTGACCTCACTGACGGCCCGCAGCGCCGAGGCGGACCTCGTCACCGGCACACTGACCCTGTCCTACGACCAACTGTCCGGCGTGCTCACGCGGTTGGCGGGCAGCGGTGGTCCCGTCAAGGTGTCGCAGGCGCCGGGCTCGGACGGTCAGGCGGCGCGGGTCGGGATCAGCGGCACCGTCGGCGGCCGGCAGGCCGACGGCACCGGCACGCTGCTCGCCCAGGGCAACGAACTCTCCCTCAGCGCGCCCGGCGCCGCACAGGCCGCGGCCACCTGGCGCGTCGAACTCCCGGAGAACGTCGGCTTCAGCGCCGCCCGCGCCACCCCGGACGGCGTCCGGATCGACCTGGTCGGCCACCTGGTGAACCTGGGCACCTCGCGCTTCTCCCGCTGA
- a CDS encoding class I SAM-dependent methyltransferase, which produces MTWEWDETLFAGAAEHYERGRLPYAPGLVPLLAQELSADGRGRLLDVGCGPGTVTVPLAPLFHEAVGVDPDPGMLRAAERRAAAAGVARRVRWARLRAEELPAGLGLFDTVVFAQSFHWTDRARVARTVRAMLRPGGTLVHLADLKGERRTAGGAAYPAVPHESITALVKEYLGPVRRAGRGLLPQGTPGGEARILAEAGFLDPERRVVPGGAVLERTADDVVVWTFSHSFAAPHLFGARLDSFEAELRGLLAEVSPTGCFAERAPSTEVFIWRNSGPV; this is translated from the coding sequence GTGACCTGGGAGTGGGACGAGACCCTGTTCGCCGGAGCGGCCGAGCACTACGAGCGCGGCAGGCTGCCGTACGCCCCCGGCCTGGTACCCCTGCTCGCCCAGGAGCTGTCCGCCGACGGACGGGGCCGGCTGCTCGACGTGGGCTGCGGTCCGGGCACCGTCACCGTGCCGCTGGCCCCGCTGTTCCATGAGGCCGTCGGCGTCGACCCCGACCCGGGGATGCTCCGCGCGGCCGAACGCCGGGCCGCCGCCGCGGGGGTGGCCCGGCGGGTCCGCTGGGCACGGCTGCGGGCCGAGGAACTCCCGGCCGGACTCGGCCTGTTCGACACCGTGGTCTTCGCGCAGTCCTTCCACTGGACCGACCGCGCCCGGGTGGCCCGCACCGTCCGCGCGATGCTGCGGCCCGGCGGCACGCTGGTCCACCTCGCCGACCTGAAGGGGGAGCGCCGGACGGCCGGGGGAGCGGCTTACCCCGCCGTGCCCCACGAGAGCATCACCGCGCTGGTCAAGGAGTACCTCGGGCCCGTCCGGCGCGCGGGCCGGGGGCTGCTGCCCCAGGGCACGCCCGGGGGCGAGGCCCGGATCCTGGCGGAGGCCGGATTCCTCGACCCCGAGCGCCGTGTCGTACCCGGCGGCGCGGTGCTGGAGCGCACCGCCGACGACGTCGTCGTCTGGACCTTCTCGCACTCCTTCGCCGCCCCGCACCTGTTCGGCGCGCGTCTGGACTCCTTCGAGGCGGAGCTGCGCGGGCTGCTCGCCGAGGTCTCCCCAACGGGGTGTTTCGCCGAGCGAGCCCCCAGTACCGAGGTGTTCATCTGGCGGAATTCCGGACCGGTTTGA
- the ctaD gene encoding cytochrome c oxidase subunit I, translating into MSILNEPKGPADAYDTEVAVRRKQPGNVVVKWLTTTDHKTIGTLYLATSFAFFLIGGVMALIIRAELARPGLQIVSKEQYNQLFTMHGTVMLLMFATPLFAGFTNWIMPLQIGAPDVAFPRLNMLAYWLYLFGSLIAVGGFLTPEGAADFGWFAYAPLHNEVFSPYVGSDLWIMGLAFSGFGTILGSVNFIATIICMRAPGMTMFRMPIFVWNVLLTAVLVLLAFPVLAAALFAIEADRQFGAHIYDSANGGALLWQHLFWFFGHPEVYIIALPFFGIVSEIIPVFARKPMFGYMGLIAATISIAGLSITVWAHHMYVTGGVLLPFFSFMTFLIAVPTGVKFFNWIGTMWKGSLSFETPMLWATGFLVTFLFGGLTGVILASPPMDFHVSDSYFVVAHFHYVVFGTVVFAMFAGFHFWWPKFTGKMLDERLGKITFWTLFIGFHTTFLVQHWLGAEGMPRRYADYLAADGFTALNTVSSIGSFLLGLSMLPFLYNIWKTARFGVPVGVDDPWGFGRSLEWATSCPPPRHNFLTLPRVRSESPAFDLHHPDIALAEAEAHSAV; encoded by the coding sequence GTGAGCATTCTGAACGAGCCCAAGGGGCCGGCCGACGCCTACGACACCGAGGTGGCGGTACGGCGCAAGCAGCCCGGCAATGTCGTGGTGAAGTGGCTGACGACCACCGATCACAAGACGATCGGCACGCTGTACCTGGCGACGTCGTTCGCGTTCTTCCTGATCGGCGGAGTCATGGCGCTCATCATCCGCGCCGAGCTGGCCCGCCCGGGGCTGCAGATCGTCTCCAAGGAGCAGTACAACCAGCTGTTCACGATGCACGGCACCGTGATGCTGCTGATGTTCGCGACGCCGCTGTTCGCCGGGTTCACCAACTGGATCATGCCGCTCCAGATCGGCGCGCCCGATGTCGCCTTCCCGCGGCTGAACATGCTCGCCTACTGGCTGTACCTGTTCGGCTCGCTCATCGCGGTGGGCGGCTTCCTCACCCCCGAGGGCGCGGCCGACTTCGGCTGGTTCGCCTATGCCCCGCTGCACAACGAGGTGTTCTCGCCCTATGTCGGCTCCGACCTGTGGATCATGGGTCTGGCCTTCTCCGGTTTCGGGACGATCCTCGGCTCGGTCAACTTCATCGCGACGATCATCTGCATGCGCGCGCCCGGCATGACGATGTTCCGCATGCCGATCTTCGTCTGGAACGTCCTGCTGACCGCCGTCCTGGTGCTCCTGGCCTTCCCGGTCCTGGCCGCCGCGCTGTTCGCCATCGAGGCGGACCGCCAGTTCGGCGCCCATATCTACGACTCGGCCAACGGCGGGGCGCTGCTGTGGCAGCACCTCTTCTGGTTCTTCGGCCATCCAGAGGTGTACATCATCGCGCTGCCGTTCTTCGGCATCGTCTCGGAGATCATCCCGGTCTTCGCCCGCAAGCCGATGTTCGGTTACATGGGTCTGATCGCGGCGACCATCTCCATCGCGGGGCTGTCCATCACCGTGTGGGCGCACCACATGTACGTGACCGGCGGTGTGCTGCTGCCGTTCTTCTCCTTCATGACCTTCCTGATCGCGGTGCCGACGGGGGTGAAGTTCTTCAACTGGATCGGCACCATGTGGAAGGGCTCGCTGTCCTTCGAGACGCCGATGCTCTGGGCGACCGGCTTCCTCGTCACCTTCCTCTTCGGCGGTCTGACCGGCGTGATCCTGGCCTCGCCGCCGATGGACTTCCACGTCTCCGACTCGTACTTCGTGGTGGCCCACTTCCACTATGTGGTCTTCGGTACGGTCGTGTTCGCCATGTTCGCCGGATTCCACTTCTGGTGGCCCAAGTTCACCGGCAAGATGCTGGACGAACGCCTCGGCAAGATCACCTTCTGGACGCTGTTCATCGGCTTCCACACCACGTTCCTGGTGCAGCACTGGCTGGGCGCCGAGGGGATGCCCCGCCGGTACGCCGACTACCTGGCCGCCGACGGGTTCACCGCCCTGAACACGGTCTCGTCGATCGGTTCGTTCCTGCTGGGCCTGTCGATGCTGCCGTTCCTCTACAACATCTGGAAGACGGCCCGGTTCGGGGTGCCGGTCGGTGTGGACGACCCCTGGGGCTTCGGCCGCTCGCTGGAGTGGGCGACCTCCTGCCCGCCGCCGCGGCACAACTTCCTGACCCTGCCCCGCGTCCGCAGCGAGTCCCCCGCGTTCGACCTGCACCACCCGGACATCGCGCTGGCCGAGGCCGAGGCGCACAGCGCGGTATGA
- a CDS encoding class I SAM-dependent methyltransferase, with protein sequence MSGSVAWAAADPYATALRTGRGPLFLRRADGWLLPLEVERWCGRADLVDLAVLDRCEGSVLDVGCGPGRLVAELAARGRTVLGIDVSDAAVAHTTGLGGPVLRRSVFEALPGEGRWDTVLLMDGNIGIGGDPVALLGRVAALLRPGGLLIAETAPVDIDERAQVEVVDVTTGPGDMTAGPDDMTAGPDDMTAGPEDVTAGPGTRGTPFPWARLGTPALLRHARGAGLRRVAQWGAGGRCFAALRTRHASSAAEPPKSAALISSQRARKPSGDRPVADR encoded by the coding sequence ATGAGCGGCTCGGTCGCCTGGGCCGCCGCCGACCCGTACGCCACCGCGCTGCGCACCGGCCGGGGCCCGCTGTTCCTGCGCCGCGCCGACGGCTGGCTGCTGCCCCTGGAGGTGGAGCGCTGGTGCGGCCGGGCCGACCTGGTCGACCTCGCGGTGCTGGACCGCTGCGAGGGCTCCGTGCTGGACGTCGGCTGCGGCCCCGGCCGGCTGGTGGCGGAACTCGCCGCCCGGGGCCGTACCGTGCTCGGCATCGATGTCAGCGACGCGGCGGTCGCGCACACCACCGGGCTCGGCGGTCCGGTGCTGCGCCGCTCGGTGTTCGAGGCGCTGCCCGGCGAGGGCCGCTGGGACACCGTGCTGCTCATGGACGGCAACATCGGCATCGGCGGGGACCCGGTCGCGCTGCTGGGGCGGGTGGCCGCGCTGCTGCGGCCGGGCGGCCTGCTGATCGCGGAGACCGCGCCGGTCGACATCGACGAACGCGCCCAGGTCGAGGTGGTCGACGTGACCACGGGCCCGGGCGACATGACCGCGGGCCCGGACGACATGACCGCGGGCCCGGACGACATGACCGCGGGCCCGGAGGACGTGACCGCGGGGCCGGGCACCCGCGGCACCCCGTTCCCGTGGGCCCGGCTCGGCACCCCGGCCCTGCTGCGCCACGCCCGCGGGGCCGGGCTGCGGCGGGTCGCTCAGTGGGGCGCCGGCGGCCGGTGCTTCGCCGCCCTGCGCACCCGCCACGCCAGCAGCGCGGCGGAGCCGCCGAAGAGCGCCGCGCTGATCAGCAGCCAGCGGGCGAGGAAGCCGTCCGGGGACAGACCGGTCGCCGACCGGTAG
- a CDS encoding alpha/beta fold hydrolase, translating to MISEMVLVRMDDAALHGDLVVQAPSRAVVLFAHGNGSSRHSTRNRTVAAELRTAGYGTLLLDLLNEREERHDARNGEHRYDIPLLAHRLVGAIDWLAEQPDTRGTPVVLFGASTGTAAALTAAVERPDRVLAVVSRDGRPDLAGEALERVRAPVLLVVGGQDHEILRLNQDAARRLRAPHALHVVPDATHLFEDPRALAQVSAAARRWCDERLRATEEEQERELETHGQ from the coding sequence ATGATCTCCGAGATGGTTCTCGTCCGCATGGACGACGCCGCGCTCCACGGCGACCTCGTGGTCCAGGCACCCTCGCGTGCGGTGGTGCTCTTCGCCCACGGCAACGGCAGCTCCCGGCACAGCACCCGCAACCGGACCGTGGCCGCCGAACTGCGCACGGCCGGGTACGGCACGCTGCTGCTCGATCTGCTCAACGAGCGGGAGGAACGGCACGACGCGCGAAACGGCGAGCACCGCTACGACATCCCGCTCCTCGCGCACCGGCTGGTCGGGGCGATCGACTGGCTCGCGGAGCAGCCCGACACCCGGGGCACCCCGGTGGTGCTGTTCGGCGCGAGCACCGGCACCGCCGCCGCGCTGACGGCCGCCGTCGAGCGGCCCGACCGCGTCCTCGCCGTGGTCTCCCGGGACGGACGGCCCGATCTGGCGGGCGAGGCGCTGGAGCGGGTCCGGGCGCCGGTGCTGCTGGTCGTCGGCGGGCAGGACCACGAGATCCTGCGGCTCAACCAGGACGCGGCCCGGCGGCTGCGGGCCCCGCACGCCCTGCACGTCGTCCCCGACGCCACCCATCTCTTCGAGGACCCGCGCGCGCTGGCCCAGGTCTCCGCCGCGGCCAGGCGGTGGTGCGACGAGCGGCTACGGGCCACGGAGGAGGAACAGGAGCGGGAACTGGAGACGCACGGGCAGTGA
- a CDS encoding mannosyltransferase family protein, with product MSTFSPRHGAASALERPGPPLEGRERRTWPPGVQRALVLFGAVRLAGAVLVVVVNLLTGRSILKGLAHSWDSVWYLHIATHGYGTRMHITSSGAVQTDWAFFPLYPGLVRVLDWIPLLTPGVAALLIAWTATALAAVGVYAIGHRLYGRAVATAMVALWAVLPHSVVLTLAYTEPLFIALAVWCLYALLDERWLTAGALAALAGLTRPNGYAAAAAVLGVAAFEAVRRRGRVPFGLWAGALAAPLGWTAYLLLVGHRTGDLLHGYFQVQSAWESRFDGGLGTLRFLATVPLTDGVVYPVALVVVAVGVYLFVRLCQERVPLALLLYTAALLLPVVLVSGPFESKPRFLLPAFPLLIPAAQALVHRWRTDPDTTRRLCGYLAAFSLLYGTYLATFANHSP from the coding sequence GTGAGTACGTTCTCCCCGCGGCACGGTGCCGCCTCCGCCCTCGAACGGCCCGGTCCGCCCCTGGAGGGGCGCGAGCGGCGGACGTGGCCGCCCGGGGTGCAGCGGGCGCTCGTCCTCTTCGGTGCCGTCCGGCTGGCCGGGGCGGTCCTCGTCGTCGTGGTGAACCTGCTCACCGGCCGTTCGATACTCAAGGGCCTGGCCCATTCCTGGGACTCCGTCTGGTACCTGCACATCGCCACGCACGGCTACGGCACCCGGATGCACATCACCAGCTCCGGCGCGGTGCAGACCGACTGGGCGTTCTTCCCCCTGTACCCGGGACTGGTCCGGGTCCTCGACTGGATCCCCCTGCTGACCCCGGGCGTGGCGGCGCTGCTGATCGCCTGGACCGCGACCGCGCTGGCCGCCGTCGGCGTCTACGCGATCGGGCACCGGCTGTACGGCCGCGCGGTGGCCACCGCGATGGTGGCCCTGTGGGCCGTACTGCCGCACTCGGTCGTCCTGACGCTCGCCTACACCGAGCCGCTGTTCATCGCGCTCGCCGTGTGGTGCCTGTACGCGCTGCTGGACGAGCGCTGGCTGACGGCCGGCGCGCTCGCCGCGCTCGCGGGTCTGACCCGGCCGAACGGCTACGCCGCCGCCGCGGCCGTCCTCGGCGTGGCGGCCTTCGAGGCCGTACGGCGCCGGGGGCGCGTGCCGTTCGGTCTGTGGGCCGGTGCCCTCGCCGCCCCGCTCGGCTGGACGGCGTACCTGCTGCTGGTGGGGCACCGCACGGGCGACCTGCTGCACGGCTACTTCCAGGTGCAGAGCGCCTGGGAGTCGCGTTTCGACGGGGGCCTCGGCACCCTTCGCTTCCTCGCGACGGTGCCGCTCACCGACGGCGTCGTCTACCCGGTGGCGCTGGTGGTCGTGGCGGTCGGCGTGTACCTGTTCGTCCGGCTGTGCCAGGAGCGCGTCCCGCTGGCGCTGCTGCTGTACACCGCCGCGCTGCTGCTGCCGGTCGTGCTGGTCTCGGGCCCCTTCGAGTCCAAGCCGCGCTTCCTGCTGCCGGCGTTCCCGCTGCTCATCCCGGCGGCGCAGGCGCTGGTCCACCGGTGGCGCACCGACCCCGACACCACCCGCAGGCTGTGCGGGTACCTCGCCGCCTTCTCGCTGCTCTACGGCACGTATCTGGCGACCTTCGCCAACCACTCCCCCTGA
- a CDS encoding MBL fold metallo-hydrolase, protein MDGWYVDDRCTNCDVARQLAPDLIDEENGTSRIVRQPGTEEENRRLHAAVFACHTRSIRPTTGQPDQALDPFPLALDDGVLLCGHNSRHTAAANAYLLRRPDGTQMMIDTPRWSPALADRYTALGRITDVLLTHRDHAAHGRRWADHLGARLWIHEGDLDAAPDADRVIRGLDPVEIGAGVTVHPLPGHTRGSVLYLADDRYCFTGDSFYWSRALGDLAVADSVTWYSIEELAASLARTADRLRFEWVLPGHGDRRHLPADEMSRRLRELTGRTRSLRPRPVDFTAVRW, encoded by the coding sequence GTGGACGGCTGGTACGTCGACGACCGCTGCACCAACTGCGACGTCGCCCGGCAGCTGGCGCCGGACCTGATCGACGAGGAGAACGGCACCTCCCGGATCGTGCGGCAGCCCGGGACCGAGGAGGAGAACCGGCGGCTGCACGCGGCCGTCTTCGCCTGCCACACCCGTTCGATCCGCCCCACCACCGGACAGCCCGACCAGGCGCTCGACCCGTTCCCCCTGGCCCTGGACGACGGTGTGCTGCTGTGCGGCCACAACTCGCGGCACACCGCGGCCGCCAACGCCTACCTGCTGCGCCGGCCCGACGGCACCCAGATGATGATCGACACCCCCCGCTGGAGCCCCGCCCTGGCCGACCGGTACACGGCCCTGGGCCGGATCACGGACGTGCTGCTCACCCACCGCGACCACGCGGCCCACGGCCGCCGCTGGGCCGACCACCTCGGCGCCCGGCTGTGGATCCACGAGGGCGACCTCGACGCGGCGCCCGACGCGGACCGGGTGATCCGCGGCCTCGACCCGGTGGAGATCGGCGCGGGCGTCACCGTGCACCCGCTGCCCGGCCACACCCGGGGCAGCGTGCTGTATCTCGCGGACGACCGGTACTGCTTCACCGGCGACAGCTTCTACTGGTCGCGCGCGCTGGGCGATCTCGCCGTCGCGGACAGCGTGACCTGGTACTCCATCGAGGAGTTGGCCGCCTCCCTGGCGCGTACGGCGGACCGGCTGCGCTTCGAGTGGGTCCTGCCGGGCCACGGCGACCGCAGGCACCTGCCGGCCGACGAGATGTCCCGCCGGCTGCGTGAGCTGACCGGGCGCACCCGCTCGCTGCGCCCGCGTCCCGTCGACTTCACGGCCGTACGGTGGTGA
- a CDS encoding molybdopterin-dependent oxidoreductase: protein MRDQDRLPTSPGFWRSPLRGPWFTSVLGLVLLVGVTVLFVTGLVSYAAYNPGLSRVNDTTPDKGFLGFYLFAWPTGPVWLYRLTQGVHVTLGITLIPVLLAKLWSVVPRLFTLPPARSVAHALERISLLLLVGGGLFEFTTGVLNIQLAYVFPGSFYPLHFYGAWVFFSAFVAHAALKTPTALRTVRRRLRGEPEEVPEERPEESGVPGPGTLVAPRPDRPTVSRRGALGLVGGGSLLLFLTTVGQSLGGPLRRTALLAPHGTADPNGGPNGFQINKTAAYAGITAADTHEDAWRLVVTGRTGTVRLSRAQLLELPLHSASLPIACVEGWSTADQWWRGVRLRDLAALVGHDGDPPDVLVESLQRHGAFRRAALRANQVADPRTLLALYVNGEELSPDHGHPARVIVPAAPGVLNTKWVARLTFGAL from the coding sequence ATGCGCGACCAAGACCGCCTCCCCACCTCACCGGGTTTCTGGCGCAGCCCGCTGCGCGGCCCGTGGTTCACCTCGGTGCTCGGCCTCGTCCTCCTCGTCGGCGTCACCGTGCTGTTCGTGACCGGCCTGGTGTCGTACGCCGCCTACAACCCGGGCCTGTCCCGGGTCAATGACACGACCCCGGACAAGGGATTCCTGGGCTTCTACCTCTTCGCGTGGCCGACCGGCCCGGTGTGGCTCTACCGCCTCACCCAGGGCGTCCATGTCACCCTGGGCATCACCCTGATCCCCGTCCTGCTGGCCAAGCTGTGGTCGGTGGTGCCGAGGCTGTTCACCCTGCCGCCGGCCCGCTCCGTCGCCCACGCGCTGGAACGGATCTCCCTGTTGCTGCTGGTCGGCGGCGGCCTGTTCGAGTTCACCACCGGCGTGCTCAACATCCAGCTGGCCTACGTCTTCCCGGGCTCCTTCTACCCGCTGCACTTCTACGGCGCCTGGGTGTTCTTCTCGGCCTTCGTCGCCCATGCCGCGCTGAAGACGCCCACCGCGCTGCGGACCGTACGACGGCGGCTGCGCGGCGAACCCGAGGAGGTGCCCGAGGAGCGACCCGAGGAGAGCGGCGTGCCCGGACCGGGCACCCTGGTCGCCCCGCGCCCCGACCGGCCCACCGTCTCCCGGCGCGGCGCCCTCGGGCTGGTCGGCGGCGGCTCGCTGCTGCTGTTCCTGACCACGGTCGGCCAGAGCCTCGGCGGACCCCTGCGCCGTACCGCCCTGCTCGCCCCGCACGGCACGGCCGATCCGAACGGCGGCCCCAACGGCTTCCAGATCAACAAGACCGCCGCGTACGCCGGGATCACCGCGGCCGACACCCACGAGGACGCCTGGCGGCTCGTCGTCACCGGCCGGACCGGCACCGTCCGCCTCAGCCGCGCCCAGCTGCTCGAACTCCCCTTGCACAGCGCCTCGTTGCCCATCGCCTGCGTGGAGGGCTGGTCGACCGCCGACCAGTGGTGGCGCGGGGTACGGCTGCGCGACCTCGCCGCGCTGGTCGGCCACGACGGTGATCCGCCGGACGTGCTCGTGGAGTCCCTGCAACGGCACGGCGCCTTCCGCCGGGCCGCCCTGCGCGCCAACCAGGTGGCCGATCCGCGCACCCTGCTCGCCCTGTATGTCAACGGCGAGGAACTCTCGCCCGATCACGGCCATCCGGCGCGGGTCATCGTGCCCGCCGCACCCGGTGTGCTCAACACCAAATGGGTGGCCCGGCTGACCTTCGGAGCCCTGTGA
- a CDS encoding cytochrome C oxidase subunit I codes for MSDPSLRQGATEGALGNEVEGYLLWQARVAEAEQRAQEFVRPMDWLTTAQRTEIERSYVEDALRRARKDLERIAGRCASLRAEYENRYRELRRRCVGWTLGVCVGLVAAVTLLLLL; via the coding sequence ATGAGCGACCCGAGTCTGCGGCAGGGGGCCACCGAGGGGGCGCTGGGCAACGAGGTGGAGGGGTACCTGCTCTGGCAGGCCCGTGTCGCGGAGGCCGAGCAGCGTGCCCAGGAGTTCGTCCGGCCCATGGACTGGCTGACGACCGCCCAGCGCACGGAGATCGAGCGGAGCTACGTCGAGGACGCGCTGCGCCGCGCCCGGAAGGACCTGGAGCGCATCGCCGGCCGCTGCGCCTCGCTGCGCGCCGAGTACGAGAACAGGTACCGGGAGCTGCGCCGGCGGTGCGTGGGCTGGACGCTGGGCGTGTGCGTGGGACTGGTGGCGGCGGTGACGCTGCTGCTGCTCCTCTGA